CTTTGTGAAGCAGCCTCGCGGATTCGTCCTGGCGATTGACGGACCTGCCGGCTCGGGCAAGAGTACGACCGCAAGGCTCGTTGCGGAGAGACTGGGGTTCAGACACTTGGATACGGGGGCGATGTATAGAGCGACTACGCTGAAGATACTGAGGCTAGGGATAGAGGGATCGAGGGATAGAGGGATCGAGTGGACGGAAGCGGACGGATGGAGAATAGGAAAGTCAGAAGCCAAAAGCCAAACTCCAAAAGCCAAGACTGAGGGCACGGACGTTGTCGAAGGTACAGCCGAAGGCAGAAGTCAGAGGGCAGATTGCAGAAGGCAGAATGGCGGAGGGCTGAATCTGGGGGCGCTGGAAAGATCGCTTCGCGCGACCAGAGTGAGCGTCAGGTGGGACGAGCGGGGGATGAGGACGGTTCTGGACGGGAAGGACGTGAGCGAGGAGATACGGTCGCCCGAGGTCGCTGGTCTTGTTTCCGAGGTGTCGGCGATTCCGGCGGTGCGAAAGAAGATGGTGGCTGAGCAGAGGAGAGTTTCAGCGGGGCACTCTATCGTGTGCGAGGGGCGGGACATCGGCAGCGTCGTCTTTCCCGATGCGGACCTGAAGATATTCCTTGAGTGCGATACCGAGGAACGGGCGAGGCGGCGGCAACTGGAGCTGAGTGGACGAGGCGCGCCGGCATCCCGCAGGGCCGTTCGAGACAACCTGTTAAAGCGCGACCGGATTGACTCGGGCCGGGAGGTAAGCCCGCTGCGCCGGATGCCGGATGCGGTCCTCCTCGATACGACGCAACTCACGATCGAGGAGCAGGTAGAGGTAGTGTGCGGTCTGGCGCGCCGAAAGGCGGGGTTGCTCAAGTCAAAAGCCAAAGGCCAAGAGCCAAAAGCCAAAGCGGCGGAACCCGGCAGGTCTGAAGTCTCACGATGAGGTTGAGGTGGATGGCGGGGTACGCCATTGTCTACGCGTTCGGACAGTTTGTGCTGAAGGTGCGCGTTACCGGCCGGAACAAGCTGGTTCCGGGTCCGCAGATACTTGCATCCAACCACGTCTCGAACTTCGACCCGCTGCTCGTTGGCTTGGGCGCGCGCCGAGAGGTGCACTTCCTCGCCAAGGAGGAACTGTTCGAGGCTTCGCGGCTGTTCGCGTGGCTGATTCACACCTACAATGCGTGGCCGGTAAGGCGAGGTGGGGCAGACTCGTTGGCAATCAAGCGTTGTTCGTGGCTGCTCGGCAAGCGCCAGACCATAGTGCTTTTCCCGGAAGGGACAAGAAGCAAGACAGGGGAGATCAACCAGTTCAAACCCGGCATAGGGATGTTGGCGATAACTAACCACGTACCGGTCGTGCCGGTTCATCTAGGCTGTGTGTCGCGCTCAATCATCTCTTACTTGGTCGACAAGGACTTTGTGAAGCGCGGGTATCGGAAGAAGCCGCAACGCAACGATGGCATCCGCATCGCCTTTGCCGACCCGGTGTATCCGGACGGCTTCGCAGCGGACCGGCAGGGGTATCTGGACCTGACGCAGGAGGTGGAGAGACGAGTGAGGGCGCTGGCAGAGGAGGTGGCCTAGTGGTCAAGTGGTCAAGCGGTCGAGTGCCGGGCCGAGGTCGGACGAACGGCGAAGGCCGGAAGTCGGTGGCACAAGGTCGAAGGTCTAAGGTCATCGTTGCACGGCCGACGGGGTTCTGTTTCGGGGTGGAACGGGCTATCGGGCTTGCCAAGTCGGGGAAGAAGGAGTTTGGTCGGGTATCAACCTTGGGCGAGTTGGTGCACAACCCCCTGGTGCTCAATGAGCTTGAGGGCGCAGGCATCCGGTCGGTACGCAGCGTCGGGCAGGTGCGCGAGGGCGCACTCGTCATCCGGGCGCACGGCGTTCCACCCCGGACTCTGGCCGAGTGCGGCAGGCTCGGAATCGAGGTCGTGGACGCGACCTGCCCTTATGTCCGCAAGGTCCAGAACGTCGCCCGCCGTCTGAAGGAGAGAGGCTACACCGTGGTGGTGGTGGGTGAGCGGAATCACCCCGAGGTGAAGTCGATTCTCGGCCATTGCGAGGGCCGGGGTCGGGTCTACTCGCCGCGGATGCGTCTGCGCGGGGGCAAAGTAGGGGTCGTTGCCCAGACTACGATGTCCCGGGAGCGGCTAAGAGAAGCTGTTGCCAACCTTTCCCGGTTCCGCTATACTGAGCTTCGGATCTTCGACACCATCTGCGAGGAGGTGGCCGCCCGACAACAGGCCGCTGCCAGAATTGCGCAGCAGGTGGACCTGGTAGTCGTGGTCGGCGGCCGCAACAGCGCCAACAGCTCCCGACTCGCCGAGATAGCCCGCAATGCGGGTTGTCAGGTCGTGTTCGTGGAACGGGCCGCCGAGGTCCCGCGCCGGATCGTCGCCCGAGCCGGCCGAGTTGGAGTGGTGGCCGGTTCGTCCACGCCGTCACGGGTGGTGAGAGAGATCGTTGATATTGTCAGAAATCCCGCTAAGGAGGACCGTCTTAATGTCAGTTGAGGATAGCAATCAGGTAGGCGTATCTGGCCTGCCTGCGTCCGAAGCACCGAGTTCCGTCCCGCCGGAAGCCAAGCCGCCCACGGCGCCGCCGGCGCCGAAGACAACCGCCGACCTTTACGCGGAGTCGTTCCCGCAACTGCGGATCGGCGACATCGTCACCGGCCGCGTGGTCAAGCGGCTGACCAACGCCGTGTTGGTCGACATCGGGCTGAAGGCCGAGGGCGTATTGTCGGTCGAGGAGTTCCGGCACCGCGACGAGGCAGCCGAGGGCCGCGAGGTGAAGGTATACCTCGAGTCTTTCCAGGACCGCGACGGTTTCCCGGTCATCTCGAAGAAGAAGGCCGATTTCCAGCTTGCCTGGGAGACCATCAAGCAAAAGTCGGAGAGCGCCGAGGGCGTGCCCGCCACGGTCATAAGGCGCGTGAAGGGTGGGCTCGCGGTCGAGATTCTGGGCCTGGATGCGTTCCTGCCCGGCTCACAGGTGGACCTGCGGCCGGTGCCGAATCTTGACGACCTCATCGGCAAGCAGCTCGAGGTCAAGATCCTCTCCGTCAACTGGTACAAGAAGAACATCGTGGTGTCGCGGCGCCTGCTGCTCGAGGAGCGCCAGGATGAGATACGGCGTGAGCTATTCAGCCGGCTCGTTGTCGGCGACGTCATCGACGGCACGGTGAAGACGATTACCGATTTCGGCGCCTTCGTCGATATCGGCGGCGTCGACGCCCTGCTGCACATCTCGGACCTGGCCTGGAACAAGGTCGTGCACCCGACCGAGGTGGTGAACGTCGGCGACCAGCTGAAGATCAAGGTCCTATCGGCCGACCCGAACACCGGCCGAATCACGGTAGGGCTGAAGCAACTCACGCAGCATCCGTGGGAGCGGGTCGAGGAGAAGTACCCGGTGGGCAACAAGGTGAAGGGCCGGGTCACGACGCTGGCCGAGTTTGGTGCGTTCGTCGAACTGGAAAAGGGCATTGAAGGCCTGATTCACATCTCGGAGATGTCCTGGATCAAGTCCATCCACCATCCGTCGCAGATCCTCGCGATGGACCAGGAGATTGAGACGGTCGTCCTGAACATCGACAAGGAGAACCGACGGATATCGCTGGGCCTGAAGCAGACGTTTCCCGATCCGTGGTCGCTGGTCGAGGAGAAGTATCACGTCGGGCAGCGGGTGGACGGCAAGGTGCGGGCGCTTAAGGAGTTCGGAGCGTTCGTCGAGATCGAGGAGGGCATCGAGGGCCTGATTCACAACGCCGACATCTCCTGGACCAAGCGCATCAAGCACCCGCGCGAGGAGCTGAAGAAGGGTCAGCGTGCCGAGACCATCATCCTCGGCATCGACCGGGAGAACCGCAGGATCACGCTCGGGCTGAAGCAGACCCTGGAGGACCCGTTCTACAGCATCAGCAAGGAGCTGAAGGAAGGCGACGTCGTCAAGGCGCGGATCGTCGACCTGCCCAAGCCGGGTGTGGTGGTCAGTCTCAACTACGATATCGAGGGCTTCGTTCCCCTGAGCCAGCTGGCGCGCGGTGGCAAGAAGGCGAAGGAGAAGTACCAGATCGGCGAGGAGCTGGAGTTGCGGGTCATCCGCGTCGACCCTGAGCACCGCCGGATCGCGCTGAGCGAGCGGGCCCTGCATCCCGAGGCCGAGCCGCCCATTGAGGAGATGCAGGAGCGCTCGGAACGCGAGCGCGACCGTGACCGTGACCGCGGCGGACGCGAGCGGTATCGCGAAGACGACTTGAACGACAGGTTCACGCTCGAAGACCATCTCCGCGAGTTCGAGGAAGAGCGCGACCTGGAAGGTTAGACCGACGGTCAGACCGGTCTGACTGTCCGATGAGTCGGACCCTGGTGTGAAGCAGCCCACCGCGGTGATCCTGACCGCCGGCTGCCGACTGAATCAATCCGAGAGCGACGCCCTGAGGCACCGACTGATGCTTCAGGGCGTCGCCGTTGTCGAGTCTCCGGAAGAAGCCGACACCGTCTACGTCAATACCTGTACCGTGACCGGCCAGGCCGACCGGAGCTCCAATCAGCTGGTGCGGCGTGCCTGCCGGACCGAGCATC
Above is a genomic segment from candidate division WOR-3 bacterium containing:
- a CDS encoding cytidylate kinase; this encodes MLWPVQSRSRREADERARRKPRRPCRLERCWFFGIVPFVKQPRGFVLAIDGPAGSGKSTTARLVAERLGFRHLDTGAMYRATTLKILRLGIEGSRDRGIEWTEADGWRIGKSEAKSQTPKAKTEGTDVVEGTAEGRSQRADCRRQNGGGLNLGALERSLRATRVSVRWDERGMRTVLDGKDVSEEIRSPEVAGLVSEVSAIPAVRKKMVAEQRRVSAGHSIVCEGRDIGSVVFPDADLKIFLECDTEERARRRQLELSGRGAPASRRAVRDNLLKRDRIDSGREVSPLRRMPDAVLLDTTQLTIEEQVEVVCGLARRKAGLLKSKAKGQEPKAKAAEPGRSEVSR
- a CDS encoding 1-acyl-sn-glycerol-3-phosphate acyltransferase, yielding MRLRWMAGYAIVYAFGQFVLKVRVTGRNKLVPGPQILASNHVSNFDPLLVGLGARREVHFLAKEELFEASRLFAWLIHTYNAWPVRRGGADSLAIKRCSWLLGKRQTIVLFPEGTRSKTGEINQFKPGIGMLAITNHVPVVPVHLGCVSRSIISYLVDKDFVKRGYRKKPQRNDGIRIAFADPVYPDGFAADRQGYLDLTQEVERRVRALAEEVA
- the ispH gene encoding 4-hydroxy-3-methylbut-2-enyl diphosphate reductase, which encodes MCVALNHLLLGRQGLCEARVSEEAATQRWHPHRLCRPGVSGRLRSGPAGVSGPDAGGGETSEGAGRGGGLVVKWSSGRVPGRGRTNGEGRKSVAQGRRSKVIVARPTGFCFGVERAIGLAKSGKKEFGRVSTLGELVHNPLVLNELEGAGIRSVRSVGQVREGALVIRAHGVPPRTLAECGRLGIEVVDATCPYVRKVQNVARRLKERGYTVVVVGERNHPEVKSILGHCEGRGRVYSPRMRLRGGKVGVVAQTTMSRERLREAVANLSRFRYTELRIFDTICEEVAARQQAAARIAQQVDLVVVVGGRNSANSSRLAEIARNAGCQVVFVERAAEVPRRIVARAGRVGVVAGSSTPSRVVREIVDIVRNPAKEDRLNVS
- a CDS encoding 30S ribosomal protein S1, whose product is MSVEDSNQVGVSGLPASEAPSSVPPEAKPPTAPPAPKTTADLYAESFPQLRIGDIVTGRVVKRLTNAVLVDIGLKAEGVLSVEEFRHRDEAAEGREVKVYLESFQDRDGFPVISKKKADFQLAWETIKQKSESAEGVPATVIRRVKGGLAVEILGLDAFLPGSQVDLRPVPNLDDLIGKQLEVKILSVNWYKKNIVVSRRLLLEERQDEIRRELFSRLVVGDVIDGTVKTITDFGAFVDIGGVDALLHISDLAWNKVVHPTEVVNVGDQLKIKVLSADPNTGRITVGLKQLTQHPWERVEEKYPVGNKVKGRVTTLAEFGAFVELEKGIEGLIHISEMSWIKSIHHPSQILAMDQEIETVVLNIDKENRRISLGLKQTFPDPWSLVEEKYHVGQRVDGKVRALKEFGAFVEIEEGIEGLIHNADISWTKRIKHPREELKKGQRAETIILGIDRENRRITLGLKQTLEDPFYSISKELKEGDVVKARIVDLPKPGVVVSLNYDIEGFVPLSQLARGGKKAKEKYQIGEELELRVIRVDPEHRRIALSERALHPEAEPPIEEMQERSERERDRDRDRGGRERYREDDLNDRFTLEDHLREFEEERDLEG